In Botrytis cinerea B05.10 chromosome 3, complete sequence, the genomic stretch GACGCCTGTGAATGAATAGCTTTGAATGCGATGTTGAATAGAGTGATTCGATTAAGGGCCCTAGGGCTACAGTAAATGTAGAGATGTGAGGTTCTCGGGATACTAACACTTATTCAGATATCACTCTCATTACACCACCTTCTTCAGAGGAAGCTATCAAAACAGCATTGGCTACCAATCCACATTTGACAAGTTTACCATTGCCCAAACCTGATTTATTAGCACCTGAAGAATTAGATCAAACCACAGGCACTGCTCAAATCTTTCGATTACCTGAAGTACGGAACATCATCAAGGGTGATTTCATAGTGCTTCCCTGTGATTTGGTTTGCGAGCTCGGCGGTGAATCTTTGATAGAATCATGGATGGTAAAGGAAGGAGGTTTGGGTGGAGCAACAGGAGGAGATCACGAGGGTCCAAAAATGGCACTTGGTGGTGAACGAGGCGGAAGACGTGGTGGACTTGGAGTGTGGTACGAGACTAAGAGCGAAACACCAATCAAGGGCGAAGAAACTGATTTTATTGCAATCTCGCCCCTCGCTCCCACCTCTGtgccatcttcaaaatcatctttGATTCCTCACGTCTCAAATTTGCTTTACTCTGTCCCTACAGATACACTAAAGGATATAGTTGAAGACAAAAAAGGGCTACCAATTCGTCATGCCCTGGTACGCAGTCATCCCCGTATTCGAATGCTCAGTTCTCATAGAGATGCGCATATTTACATTTTCCCAGCCTGGGTACTTGATATGATCAGCGCAAACGAGCACATGGATAATATTGGTGAAGATGTTATTGGATGGTGGTCTAAAGCAGGATGGCAACAAGGTCTAGGTGATAAATTGGGCTTGCgggatatttttgaaaaaacaCGACCCGATGAGTCCGACGATAATATGCTTGACAATGGTCCAGCAAGTGATGATGTCGATTACGGTAATCTGAGCTCAACTTGGACGTCTAACCTTGAGGACCCctcatcaaagaaatcatcGGACAATTCGACCGCTAGCGATAAATCAAACTTGGCTATCCCTCCAATTCTAGCCTACATTCATCCTTCCAAGCCTACAGCAGAAGAATCTTCACCACTCATCCGACGAGTAGATACTGCCCCTATTCTTTTAAATGTATCGCTCCAGCTCGCCAAAATTGAAGCCATCGATCAAGTTGGCCGTGATGCCGCCTCTCCTTTTGCCCATAACAGCAAAATAGCTTGGCCAGAAGGAATTGCACAAAAGACTACGGTACGACCGGATTGTCTTTTAGCCGAAAATGTAATTGTCGAAGAGAAATGTATTATCAAGGAATGTGTCATCGGTGCAAATTGTCAAATCAAAACTGGAGCAAGATTAACTCGTTGCGTATTGATGGACGGAGTTACTGTCGGATCATCATGCACATTAACGGACTGCGTGTTAGGGAAGGGCAGTGTGATTGGAGATAAATCGGAGTTGCAAGACTGTGAAGTTCAAGAGGAGTTTGATGTTGACCCTGGGAGTAAGTTTTTCGCGCCCCCACTATATCTTTTAGAGATGGTTACTAATAACATTTATCATTATagcaaacaagaagaaggacaGACTCATGAGTGCTGCGGGGTTGGGTGTAGCCACCGAGGATGAGATTCAAGAGttcaatcaaaatgattCCGATGGGTCAGAATCAGATTAGTTTTATAACTTCAATGAATCTACTAAAATTTCTCACGCTAAATATTTATCTTCCATGCTAACGAAGTTTACTTCAAgcgattttttttttttttttttgatttttctgaAGATCATGCACGATTCTTCTTCGACGTTTATATTGCatttaaacttttttttttttttaatttttctcATCTACCATCTTGATACATCACTAACATTATTCCTTTCAAATTAGCTCTCTATTAAGATGAAGACAACATAAGAATGAAGTTTAATCATCATTTATCAGACCTCAAACCCCTTTAACCAgaatttcaaacaaaaaaacagaagaaaagaaaaattagaaGTGCATAATGTAACCCCCCTCTTCACCCAAACAAACCTcacccctccctccatctcctcatcccTGACAAAAAAACCtgtcaaatattcaaaaactaCCGTTACAGTGcatacaaacacaaacacaaccCATCCCCCCTCCACAAACACATATCAACAGTTGGAGGCGTCACATCGCATCGCTACGCGACCCAACAAGAACCCACAACCCCGCCCCCTTTCTCCGTTTTCCGCTCTCTCTGTCTGCACGAACACCTCATACATCAAACACACACACGGCACAGGAAGATACGGGACTTGTATTCGGAGTTAATGTATATGCGTTTTCGTAACACCGCAGATGGATCGCGTGGTTGTGAAGCGAAAGGGGTGTAGTCTAATGCACAGTGCCCTCCATAGACACGCTGTGGATGTGCGAtatgtttgaattttgaagggTTTTCATAGCATGGCATAACATGATCACTGACGGTCTAGCACTGGAAGGCTTCCTCCCCTCCTCGATAATCACTAGTGCATTTTTGATGCGGGAATCGGGATGTCAAGGGACCGGGGAGGTCTGCTCGCTGTATCGACGTGCAGAACGGGTTGTGGACATAAGGCTGTACGCCTGATGATGCAGAGCTCGGTCGAGAAGAGGACGAGATGTAGGGATTTGGAAGAGTCAACTTCGATGCCATGGAGTGGGTCAAGGGTCTGTCTGGTCTGTCTGTCCGTCTTGTACTGCATGAACGGGGGTTTGTAGACGAGGAAACGCATCGTGTCTTGCGGTAGGGTTTCTCgaatattttattaagaGTAGCTGTCATGTATCTATATGTACCTATACCTATACCTATGACTATAATTGCAACTTCGCTCTTGAGTTAAGCCTCTTCAGGTAGGTAGTAAAACCCCTTTCATTACTCAACACCTATTTCCCATGGTCTATTTTCTAGAACAACAcgcttcctcttcatcttctactcttccttctcttgcCCAATTTCGAAATACATCCTCGTGTTCTCTCCAATATCCTTCTCCTATCATACTACATTACATCACTATCTAGATATTCTTTACCTCCTCTTTGCCCTTTCCGTACCATACATCTCCACACATCTCCATACCCACACccatatttcaaatacagatacagatacagataccAAGCCCCCAGACCAAGCCAACCCACTCctatcccatatcccataccCTCACTTCCAAACCCAAATAAAACCAACCCCACTCACTACATATCCAAAGTACTTCCcgatcaagatcaagattcCCCAAATCCATCTACTAAATATCCAATCCGGGATTATcagaaatgcaaatgcaaatgcaaatgtgGTCTATTCAATTTTTCCAGACAAAGCTCAGCTCAGCTCGGATAGGATAGGCtaggatgggataggatgtGTGGATTGTTCACTTACTTACATACCTGGATACACAGAATAGTACATATCCATTCATTGATTCAACTTCTTGTATTGATCACAAAGCGCGCCACTTGGTACTTGCATATGTGTTTCTGTAACCGTACCGCGTGGCATGTTGCATGAGAGGTAAGCGCTTTGCGCGCGGGCGGTGGATTAGGAAATTGTAGGTTGgtgtggaagtggaagtgagAATGGGAGGAGTGGTGGGAGTGTAGGAGTGatgagaatttgatgatggagaggcGGAAATGTGTAGTGCTGATTGTGGAGGTATTGGGGCTGTAGTGTTTGGTGActggaggggggggggggggggggggggggctaTAGAAAAGGGGAGATGATGGGAAGAAGGAAgttggggaggggggctACTGCTTTGGAGGAAATTATCGGGTGGAAAAATATGTGAAGGTTTGACTGATGGGAAGGCTTTTATATGATATGTTGTGCTGATGCTGAGATAGGCTAGTTAGAACCATGAGTTTGTAGCAGAACGAGAAGTTTACAGGTCGAAGATAATATCACGATTGCAGTTTTGGAAATATGAAATTGGATACCCTACCAACTGGCATGTGGAAGATTCAACAAGAGCCATCGATACCAAACTAACATTCACGACTCCGCTTACATTTACTCTTCTCTAAGCCTTCTAATGTGCGAAATTCCATGCATGATGCTACTTtcttatattaaaattattgcTTTTCTTTACTCCTTCACCGTGTTCTCTCTATTCTATTCCCCCGTTCTGATATCcctttccatcatcattcattccttATTCTGTGTTCATACATCCAAGCACaatcattgaagaaatttcCACTCAGCATATACTCCTTCCTCTACTTCCTTATAGTAATTTAGCATTTCAACACATCTCCCCAACACAAAAACCCACAAtaatccattccattccaatcaTCATCTCGCCCACCTACCTTCGTACCTAACATCCTTAAAATGAAACCCCTTCACATCCCCTCCACCAAAGTTGTACCCAACCTACACCCACAACCCCATCCAAAATTTGCCCCTTAAATAGCGAGACTCATAAACTCCTGCAATATGCCCCCCCGATTCATCACCCTAACTCTtcacaaaatatcaaaacacacatacatacatctatccattcaatctAAAGCAATCAGAACTCTCCATCTCAGCAATCCCTCCACAACTTAcaaatcattataaaatGCACCAACAACACCACATGATTTAACCCACCTTCCAAAATCCACGCACCGACAAAAAAAGCTCACCACATCACCCCTCCACCACCCCCTCGCCTACCCACAAATCCACAACTCCAAAACCCTCACAAAAGCCATATCACAAAACgtctttccctctctctactcccccatacatacatttttcaaattgtcgaatcccccccccccaaaactccaaactTGAGCTTCCCAAgccctacctacctacctaccatcTACGCTATTGATACTCCGccccaacatcaacaacaacaacaacaaaaacaacttGCCATAAATCTCACAACACTTTCCACACATCTAGAAAGATTAGTTACATGTAGTGTAGTGCTAGCATCAAGACTATAATTCATACATCCTACATGCCATGTACTACgcataattttattaatataaaacttcAACCCACCACATGCGCCcccaaatttcaatcaatatacaTCCACAGTATGTAATGAAAACGAGTAATGCAGACCCTGCTATTCAGAGGTAAACCCCACGAGCGAAGTAAATCGAAATATAATGTGAGCTAGAACCCTAGCTTAAGTTCAAGATAGGTAAATGTATAGGatcaagaagagaagaaagaagaaaaagaacagTTCTTGCGGAATGGGATGCAAGCTGAAGATATAAGTTGAGATGatctggaaagaaaatagaCGTAGTACAGATATCAAGGTATCTAACAATGCATAAGGCTTCTCGGATGAAAAGGAGGAACTTTCTCTTACCCAAAGATGTCACCAGTGCGTGCTTGCTAAGGCAGTGAAATATACTCAAGTAAGGACAGCAATATTCATATAGTAATTATAGAATGTTTTCAGTTATAGCCTAAAAAGCTAGCATAATTTGTATTAAAGAGTGGTGAATATGCTGAAGCAAGACCGTCTTAGTCTCCATTACTATACCGAGCTGAGTTATCCTACCGCAATTAAAAATTGACCCTTCCAGGGCatgataataaaatttctttttgtaacTTAAGGATTATATCCATCGTCAAATCAGAAATCCACCCATCCGGAGATCAGTAAACTCTTGGTACCCTTGAGCAACAACCAGCCAAATGTAATGGTATAAAGGGAATTGAActgaaagagaaattgaCGAATTTTAATATCGTTCAACGTACTCCTTTTTGGGATGCTTGATAACAGTTCCTGGGGGGTGATCTTCCTTGTAGAACTTGCAAGCAAATGCCATACATGTAGGTTCCTTAGGCCCAACGCTCGGAATCACCACACTTGGGCAATGATGTCCATAGATGCATTCCTCATTATCGCAATCTTGGCCATTGACACAAGGATTTTGACGTGTTAAATAAGCAATGGCTTTTATTTCCTCCTCTGTAGCTTTATGATCGTGCTCAAAGCAACATTCATCGCCTTTAGAGCAAGGCCCTCGTAGATAATGGTTGTTACATAATTTATTCGTATTTGTACGTCGTTTAACCGCTTCCAATACATCTTTCTTGACATGTATTGGGGGATCCAGTCCTCTAGGCCCCGGAACCCAGCCCAGTCGAGCAAAAACATTACTTGTAACATCTGGTTTCTTGGCTGCCGTTGAAGTGGTTTTGCCTAAAGCGGGAGATGCTACAGTGGTAGGTGGTGTGGGTGGAGGAATCGACGTGACACCTGCCCAGGTTGATGGAACAGACGCTGGACTGAATTCTGTTGTTCGATCTATCAATTTTTGAGAGCGGAATATATGTTCAAATTTGAGAGTTCGGAGGCCAACGGCAGAAAGCTCGCGGACTATTGGAGGTCCTTCCATTATTGTAATTCTGTTTCGATCGTCCTGCGTAATTACTTCGTCGAGGAATGGTGCGTACCCGCTATCAAATGATATACCAAGTAATAGCTGTTtgcaattccaatttcttaaATGCCATCTAATACATTCTTGTAGAAGTTAGTACAATGATCCCCCGCCCCGAATTGACTGTAAATCGTGGTAAGGCTATACGAACctttaatttttgaatctgccctttcttttccatgGCCAACATCTATAAAGTCGAAATGTGCTTTTCCTTGGGTGAATCCTAAagtaaattctttaaattttTCGAGGCTTTCAAGTGtcccatctctcatcaaGGCTTTCGATAATCCGGTGTAATTTCCACAGACTTTTGCCATGATTTCAATCTCCTCAGTCTGAGGTCCACTACATTGTTCGAGTATTGACGCCCTGAGAAGATTGGCTGCCTTTTTGCCTCCTTCGAGCCCTTGATTTATGAGATCTTGATTGAACTATGTAACTCTTATCAGCGATGGTTCGGACGAGATATGGGGATGTGCAACGAACAATCATGCCATCGGCATCAACCAGCGCTATTATGTATGGGTTTCGATTCTGTTTTCGCAACGCATCAGTAAATGGAGCAGGCTGTCATCAAACCCATTCCATCGTACCTgcagaatattattttcgTTGATAGCTCGTTCTAAATGCTGGCGGGTCAGATTGCAATGTATTTGCAATTCTCTTCTCGAATTTCTCGAATCGTCCAGGTCCAGATGTGCCtcgttcaattcttttttaagaCGCTCATTTTCATGTCGCAGACCGTTTTCGACCGTCTCGACGTACATCAAAAGATCCTGATGACGATTGAAGTTAGCATAGACAATTAGATTTCGGCATAGCAATCAAATCATGGCATCGACGACGAACCAACGCACCTTAATTAACTCATCGCCGGCTTCTCTTTGCTCTGTTAACAGCTGGAAACGACGAACAAAGGCATCCATCATGGTCGCCATGATGAATTTATGAACTATTAATATTGCTAGATGAAGATTAAAATATTCAGACTCAGATCGATGCGACGTTGAGCATaagtattattgaatttaatatcgAATTAACATTTAATTGATCGCGTACGaaacttttttttggtaAGTATCAGCGCTGGAGACGCGACAGACAGTGGGGAGTGGGGAGATTGACGCTAGGGCTGTATGTACTCCGTACTTTCCGTCTCGATTATTAGTGTGTTACTTGAATCGTTGCGTGGCCATGGGTGACAGAGAAAGTGGGAATACCTTCAAATTTCTGCAGAAAATATCCTCGatgtgatattgatgctTCTTCTGCTACATatttggagaaagagaaggaatggGCGATGGTTTGGTTGTATGTTCAAATGTCCTACTTCTTTGCCCTCAAAAATAGTGAGAAAGTTTT encodes the following:
- the Bcgcd1 gene encoding Bcgcd1, which codes for MPHAMPAPGFQAIILCGPGSSFPTFTSNPDKNPKALIPIANRPMVWYPIDFCYRMGVTNITLITPPSSEEAIKTALATNPHLTSLPLPKPDLLAPEELDQTTGTAQIFRLPEVRNIIKGDFIVLPCDLVCELGGESLIESWMVKEGGLGGATGGDHEGPKMALGGERGGRRGGLGVWYETKSETPIKGEETDFIAISPLAPTSVPSSKSSLIPHVSNLLYSVPTDTLKDIVEDKKGLPIRHALVRSHPRIRMLSSHRDAHIYIFPAWVLDMISANEHMDNIGEDVIGWWSKAGWQQGLGDKLGLRDIFEKTRPDESDDNMLDNGPASDDVDYGNLSSTWTSNLEDPSSKKSSDNSTASDKSNLAIPPILAYIHPSKPTAEESSPLIRRVDTAPILLNVSLQLAKIEAIDQVGRDAASPFAHNSKIAWPEGIAQKTTVRPDCLLAENVIVEEKCIIKECVIGANCQIKTGARLTRCVLMDGVTVGSSCTLTDCVLGKGSVIGDKSELQDCEVQEEFDVDPGTNKKKDRLMSAAGLGVATEDEIQEFNQNDSDGSESD